The following DNA comes from Betaproteobacteria bacterium.
CTCTCAACGAGATCAAGGAAGTCTTGGCCTCGCGCGGTCTGACCCTGGGAATGAAGCTGGAGAACTGGCCTCCCGCTTCCTTGGAACGTACAACTTAAAGCGGGTTAGGAGTTAAATCATGCGGCACCGTCTTGGTCTTCGAAAACTAAACCGAACCAGCAGCCATCGTTTGGCGATGTTGCGTAACATGGCGAATTCCCTGTTGTGGCACGAGGTCATCAAGACCACCTTGCCCAAGGCGAAGGAGTTGCGCCGCGTGGCGGAGCCTTTGATCACCCTCGGGAAGTCACCCTCCTTATCGAACCGCCGCCTCGCCTTTTCGCGTACGCGTGACCGGGACGTCGTGTCGAAAATTTTTGAAGAGCTGGGCCCGCGCTACGCCGCCCGC
Coding sequences within:
- the rplQ gene encoding 50S ribosomal protein L17, with product MRHRLGLRKLNRTSSHRLAMLRNMANSLLWHEVIKTTLPKAKELRRVAEPLITLGKSPSLSNRRLAFSRTRDRDVVSKIFEELGPRYAAR